A genome region from Labrus mixtus chromosome 9, fLabMix1.1, whole genome shotgun sequence includes the following:
- the LOC132979839 gene encoding T-cell surface glycoprotein CD3 epsilon chain-like isoform X1, which translates to MTSIGVGAALTVLLLFISPVDAGDGGVEFWMEHVTMTCPEAGKWYEKGNSEMKDLEGNKTYVFKYENRKKGLYHCVNEEDTKYYFYVQGKACENCFELDPLLFGLAIIVDVIGTVFVIMIIYTCGKKRRSDGPSNASTAPARRGGRAPPLPSPDYEPLNPHTRNQDPYSTVSRTG; encoded by the exons ATGACGAGCATCGGTGTTGGCGCTGCGCTAACCGTCCTCCTGCTCTTCATCTCCCCTGTGGATGCTGGTGACG GTGGTGTAGAATTTTGGATGGAACATGTCACAATGACATGTCCAGAAGCAGGGAAGTGGtatgaaaaaggaaattcaGAGATGAAAGACCTAGAGGGGAATAAGACATATGTTTTCAagtatgaaaacagaaagaaaggcCTTTACCACTGTGTGAATGAAGAAGACACAAAGTATTACTTCTACGTGCAAGGAAAAG CGTGTGAGAACTGCTTCGAGCTCGACCCTCTGTTGTTTGGATTGGCCATCATTGTGGACGTGATCGGGACGGTGTTTGTGATAATGATTATCTACACGTGTGGCAAAAAGAGACGCTCAGATGGACCGTCCAATGCTTCCACAG CACCTGCTCGCAGAGGAGGCCGAGCTCCACCTCTCCCATCTCCTGACTATGAG CCACTCAACCCTCACACACGCAACCAGGATCCATACTCTACGGTGAGCAGGACTGGATAA
- the LOC132979839 gene encoding T-cell surface glycoprotein CD3 epsilon chain-like isoform X2: MTSIGVGAALTVLLLFISPVDAGDEFWMEHVTMTCPEAGKWYEKGNSEMKDLEGNKTYVFKYENRKKGLYHCVNEEDTKYYFYVQGKACENCFELDPLLFGLAIIVDVIGTVFVIMIIYTCGKKRRSDGPSNASTAPARRGGRAPPLPSPDYEPLNPHTRNQDPYSTVSRTG; this comes from the exons ATGACGAGCATCGGTGTTGGCGCTGCGCTAACCGTCCTCCTGCTCTTCATCTCCCCTGTGGATGCTGGTGACG AATTTTGGATGGAACATGTCACAATGACATGTCCAGAAGCAGGGAAGTGGtatgaaaaaggaaattcaGAGATGAAAGACCTAGAGGGGAATAAGACATATGTTTTCAagtatgaaaacagaaagaaaggcCTTTACCACTGTGTGAATGAAGAAGACACAAAGTATTACTTCTACGTGCAAGGAAAAG CGTGTGAGAACTGCTTCGAGCTCGACCCTCTGTTGTTTGGATTGGCCATCATTGTGGACGTGATCGGGACGGTGTTTGTGATAATGATTATCTACACGTGTGGCAAAAAGAGACGCTCAGATGGACCGTCCAATGCTTCCACAG CACCTGCTCGCAGAGGAGGCCGAGCTCCACCTCTCCCATCTCCTGACTATGAG CCACTCAACCCTCACACACGCAACCAGGATCCATACTCTACGGTGAGCAGGACTGGATAA
- the LOC132980149 gene encoding T-cell surface glycoprotein CD3 gamma chain-like, giving the protein MRRQILCPVSLLLLPLLWTLTEAQTPPAILEVKPFTDGIEVSCGPGYTIKSPNGNKAESHKLSYRDNNTGEYSCVKDDGHPEGTKIFVKFRTCDNCIELDTGSIVGIAVGDVVATIVIGVAVYIVASQSWIGPIASNKKGSDRQHLVPNEMSNRASNDHYQPLKLRSGQKDTYDVLSNRR; this is encoded by the exons atGAGACGACAGATACTTTGTCCTGTGTCCcttctgctgctgccgctgctctGGACTCTGACAG AAGCACAAACACCACCAGCTATCCTAGAGGTGAAACCTTTCACTGATGGCATCGAGGTGTCTTGTGGTCCAGGGTATACAATAAAATCCCCTAATGGTAATAAGGCTGAATCCCACAAATTGTCAtacagggacaacaacacaggAGAGTACTCATGTGTGAAGGACGACGGACACCCTGAAGGAACAAAAATCTTTGTGAAATTTCGGA ccTGTGACAACTGCATCGAGCTCGACACGGGTTCCATCGTGGGAATCGCTGTTGGAGACGTGGTGGCGACCATTGTGATTGGAGTGGCCGTTTACATCGTCGCTTCTCAATCTTGGATTGGTCCAATCGCGTCCAACAAGAAAG GCTCTGACAGACAGCATCTTGTCCCAAACGAGATGAGCAACAGAGCCTCTAACGACCACTACCAG CCTCTGAAACTCAGAAGTGGTCAGAAAGACACGTATGACGTGCTGAGTAACAGAAGATAG
- the LOC132980150 gene encoding transmembrane protein 25, translating into MERGCLRRWASGSAVVFLHTLALSWTGAIEPAPKIDGRHRAALTLQENMTHRFSCQSDGWDPRAPPLLTWYLNGEQQRAPSPNRGRLVMTSKEDSDVMRPGANPNSTFSLRARKWDRELVCVASDPRTGESYNATVTLNVQFQPEILRVNAHYSATSDPGLSLVLFALIRSNPPATITFVDQSGQPVANTSDFLILDSRSYPWLTNHSLRVMLSSLSGNISLNASNSVGTVQSNLTLAEFLQSRVEVPMLGIVTGGAMAFMALLILSLIVLCLMQKNKSKSIDEPVEILMTKKSESAILKVEKADKTHIPRENMSLPSNMQLNDLSTLRKAREAAQQNSVGERRAEEEEEDLSLAYAARGFARYPMVGYIYKVNSTSSEEIWL; encoded by the exons ATGGAGCGCGGGTGTCTGAGACGGTGGGCATCGGGCTCTGCTGTAGTGTTCCTTCACACGCTGGCCTTATCATGGACAG GTGCTATTGAACCCGCCCCAAAAATTGACGGACGGCACCGAGCAGCTTTGACACTGCAGGAGAACATGACGCACCGGTTCAGCTGCCAATCAGACGGCTGGGATCCCCGCGCCCCTCCCCTGCTAACCTGGTACCTGAACGGGGAACAACAGAGAGCGCCATCACCCAACCGTGGACGCCTGGTGATGACATCGAAGGAAGATTCTGATGTCATGAGACCAGGGGCCAATCCCAACAGCACCTTCTCTCTGCGGGCCAGGAAGTGGGACagggagctggtgtgtgtggCGTCAGACCCCAGGACGGGAGAGAGCTACAATGCCACGGTCACACTCAATGTccagt TTCAGCCAGAGATCCTCAGGGTGAACGCCCACTACAGTGCAACCTCGGACCCTGGCctctccctggtcctcttcgcCTTGATCCGCTCCAACCCGCCTGCCACCATCACCTTCGTGGACCAGTCCGGCCAGCCAGTAGCCAACACCTCAGACTTCCTCATCCTGGATTCACGAAGCTACCCATGGCTGACCAATCACTCTCTAAGGGTCATGCTCAGCAGCCTATCAGGAAACATCTCGCTCAACGCCAGTAACAGTGTGGGAACTGTGCAGAGCAACCTCACACTGGCAG AGTTCCTGCAGTCTCGTGTCGAGGTGCCCATGCTGGGAATAGTGACCGGAGGAGCCATGGCCTTCATGGCGCTCCTCATCCTCAGTCTGATCGTTCTCTGCctcatgcaaaaaaacaagagcaagTCCATCG ATGAGCCAGTGGAAATTCTGATGACCAAGAAAAG TGAATCTGCCATTCTGAAGGTGGAGAAGGCAGATAAGACCCACATCCCCAGAGAGAACATGTCTCTGCcttcaaacatgcagctcaatGACCTCAGCACGTTGAGAAAAG CCCGAGAGGCCGCTCAGCAGAACAGcgtgggagagaggagagcggaagaggaggaggaagatctGTCATTAGCCTATGCTGCCAGAG GTTTCGCCAGATATCCGATGGTGGGCTACATCTACAAGGTGAACAGCACAAGCAGCGAGGAGATCTGGCTCTGA